One window from the genome of Dolosigranulum savutiense encodes:
- a CDS encoding galactokinase, giving the protein MDMQREVTTKFKELYNEALAGVFFAPGRVNLIGEHIDYNGGHVFPCGITQGTYVAIGQRDDRAIHCYSMNFSDKGVMKTSLDQLVYAKEDGWINYVKGIVKYLQEASGQQLDGGFNLVVYGNIPNGAGLSSSASIELAVGLAVDQIYGLAVDRLTLIQLGQRVENEFFGLNTGIMDQFAIGMAQADQAIFLDTNTLEYSMVPADFKDYVILIMNTNQRRELADSKYNKRRQQCEQALADLQTALDIQTLGDLSSEAFEQHKQLITDEVLRRRAKHAVYENERTLQAKEALTAGDLPAFGKLLDESHRSLRDDYEITGEALDTIVSEAWQQESVLGARMTGAGMGGCAIALVHKDQAEAVIQAIGPAYQEAIGLEAEFYIAEVGDGAKALS; this is encoded by the coding sequence ATGGATATGCAAAGAGAAGTAACTACTAAATTTAAGGAATTATATAACGAAGCGTTAGCAGGTGTGTTTTTTGCACCGGGACGAGTCAACTTGATCGGTGAGCATATTGATTATAATGGAGGCCATGTTTTTCCGTGTGGGATTACGCAAGGGACGTACGTGGCAATTGGCCAACGTGATGATCGTGCGATTCACTGTTATTCCATGAATTTTTCTGACAAAGGGGTAATGAAGACCTCGCTCGATCAATTAGTCTATGCTAAGGAAGATGGTTGGATCAATTATGTAAAAGGGATTGTGAAATATCTCCAAGAAGCTTCAGGTCAGCAGTTAGATGGTGGCTTTAATTTGGTCGTTTACGGTAATATTCCGAATGGGGCTGGATTGTCGAGCTCGGCATCGATTGAGTTAGCAGTTGGGTTGGCGGTTGATCAGATATATGGATTAGCGGTCGATCGGTTGACGCTTATTCAGTTAGGTCAACGGGTTGAGAATGAGTTCTTTGGCTTAAATACAGGGATTATGGATCAATTTGCGATTGGGATGGCTCAGGCAGATCAGGCGATTTTTTTAGATACCAATACGTTGGAATATAGTATGGTGCCGGCTGATTTTAAAGATTATGTTATACTGATCATGAATACGAATCAACGCCGGGAATTAGCGGACTCGAAGTATAATAAGCGACGCCAACAGTGTGAACAAGCGCTAGCTGACTTGCAGACAGCACTTGATATTCAAACATTAGGTGACTTGTCGAGTGAGGCCTTCGAGCAACATAAACAGTTAATTACAGATGAGGTGCTCCGACGTCGAGCGAAGCATGCAGTCTATGAGAATGAGAGAACCTTACAAGCAAAAGAAGCACTGACGGCTGGTGACTTGCCAGCATTCGGTAAGTTGTTGGATGAATCACACCGCAGCTTGCGTGATGATTATGAGATTACAGGTGAGGCGCTCGATACGATTGTGTCAGAAGCTTGGCAACAAGAGAGTGTTCTAGGCGCCCGGATGACGGGTGCAGGGATGGGAGGCTGTGCCATTGCTTTAGTGCATAAAGACCAGGCTGAAGCTGTTATTCAAGCAATTGGACCAGCTTACCAAGAAGCAATTGGCTTAGAAGCAGAGTTTTATATTGCAGAAGTTGGCGATGGGGCAAAAGCATTGTCGTAA
- a CDS encoding D-alanine--D-alanine ligase codes for MNIFVLYGGKSAEHDVSIISAYNILKEVYYQYYTATPIYITREGQWMRKATITSVDDVPTHAAMTEDLEPFSIEALKADDSIVFPVLHGPNGEDGTMQGLFEVMDVPYVGCGVLASSTGMDKIVSKVLFDAAGIPILPYEAVTPAEWQAKKYEVITRVELNLLYPVYVKPANLGSSVGISEVKNTDELIEAIDLAFEYDHRVLVDQGIEAREVEIAVLGNDDVNVSVVGELVKDTQFYDYKAKYESNDVGLRIPAQLEDETVSRIKKYAADAFLAIDGSGFMRADFFVTADNDIFINEVNTLPGFTPISMYPKLWEATGLSYGDLIEELIQLGLRRHKSRQMSSMKDR; via the coding sequence ATGAATATTTTTGTCTTATATGGTGGTAAGAGTGCGGAGCATGATGTGTCTATTATCTCTGCCTACAATATTTTGAAAGAAGTGTACTATCAATATTATACAGCGACTCCGATCTATATTACGCGTGAAGGTCAGTGGATGCGCAAGGCGACTATTACTTCTGTCGATGATGTGCCAACACATGCAGCCATGACGGAAGACTTAGAACCGTTCTCGATTGAAGCATTGAAGGCAGATGATAGCATCGTATTCCCGGTACTTCATGGCCCGAATGGAGAAGATGGGACTATGCAAGGGTTATTCGAAGTGATGGATGTTCCTTATGTAGGATGTGGTGTACTCGCGAGCAGTACCGGAATGGACAAAATTGTCAGCAAAGTTTTGTTCGATGCGGCGGGCATTCCAATTCTTCCATATGAAGCCGTGACACCGGCAGAATGGCAAGCCAAAAAATATGAAGTTATTACGCGAGTGGAACTCAACTTGCTCTATCCAGTCTATGTTAAGCCGGCGAACTTAGGATCAAGTGTGGGTATTTCTGAAGTTAAGAATACAGATGAATTGATCGAAGCGATTGATCTGGCCTTCGAGTATGACCACCGTGTCTTAGTTGATCAAGGAATTGAAGCACGTGAGGTAGAAATTGCTGTGTTAGGTAACGATGATGTGAATGTCTCCGTTGTGGGTGAATTAGTGAAGGATACACAGTTTTATGATTACAAAGCGAAATATGAATCCAATGATGTGGGCTTACGTATTCCGGCCCAATTAGAAGACGAAACAGTTAGCCGAATTAAAAAATATGCAGCCGATGCATTCTTAGCGATAGATGGTAGTGGTTTTATGCGAGCTGATTTCTTCGTGACGGCAGATAATGATATATTCATTAATGAAGTAAATACATTACCAGGCTTTACTCCAATCAGCATGTATCCAAAATTGTGGGAAGCAACAGGGTTAAGTTACGGGGATTTAATTGAAGAATTGATTCAATTAGGGTTACGCCGCCATAAGAGTCGTCAAATGAGTAGTATGAAAGATAGATAA
- a CDS encoding type II toxin-antitoxin system PemK/MazF family toxin, which translates to MVQRGEIYYAELSPVVGSEQGGMRPVLILQNNVGNKYSPTVIVAAITTKIDKGKMPTHVEVGSDRGLEKDSVVLLEQIRTIDKQRVKEKITQLKKDKMAEIDEALRISVGLSEKYKDV; encoded by the coding sequence ATGGTACAACGAGGAGAAATTTATTATGCTGAATTATCTCCGGTCGTTGGTTCTGAACAGGGCGGGATGCGTCCGGTCCTGATTTTGCAGAACAACGTAGGAAATAAGTATAGCCCAACCGTGATTGTTGCAGCGATTACAACTAAAATTGATAAGGGGAAAATGCCGACTCATGTGGAGGTGGGCTCCGATCGAGGTTTAGAGAAAGATTCTGTTGTCTTGTTGGAACAGATTCGAACGATTGATAAGCAACGGGTGAAAGAAAAAATTACGCAACTTAAAAAAGATAAAATGGCTGAAATCGATGAGGCATTAAGAATTAGCGTCGGTTTATCCGAGAAATATAAAGATGTCTAA
- the acpS gene encoding holo-ACP synthase, whose product MIVGVGMDIIDIDRITRAYEKNNQFVKRILTGIELDMFDQLENRRQMEFLAGRFAAKEAYSKAVGTGIGKLRFTDMEVGKGERGEPVWQQPIPPQCRVHLSITHTKSVAAAQVIIEER is encoded by the coding sequence ATGATAGTTGGCGTAGGTATGGACATTATCGACATTGATCGCATCACACGAGCTTATGAGAAAAATAATCAGTTCGTTAAGCGAATCTTGACAGGGATAGAGCTCGATATGTTTGATCAGCTAGAAAATCGACGACAGATGGAATTTTTGGCAGGTCGTTTTGCAGCGAAGGAAGCTTATAGTAAGGCGGTTGGAACAGGCATTGGTAAGCTGCGCTTCACTGATATGGAAGTCGGAAAAGGAGAGCGCGGTGAACCTGTTTGGCAGCAACCCATTCCACCGCAATGTCGTGTGCATCTCTCTATTACGCACACTAAATCTGTCGCCGCAGCTCAAGTGATTATCGAGGAACGATAG
- a CDS encoding glycoside hydrolase family 2 TIM barrel-domain containing protein, with amino-acid sequence MKEGDNVMNGQEYKDFNVLGMNRLRESFFIEEDQIKLASGRPAIQSLGGKWRFFYSQYPETGHDTFYQVDYDTSTWDHIQVPAHWQLSGYGEPHYTNVAYPFAVRPPIIPSENPTGLYKRTFYYDSVVDEVVHLRFEGVDSAFYVWVNGQFVGYGTGSRTASSFDVTDVLQTGANQIAVKVHQFNAQTYLEDQDMWWLSGIFRDVKLVRRPQHHLKDLFVYGELAANYEDGVLHIEADFDSRSISLDYTVYNEQQEIVYERAQVTTSEVTAELQAVDPWTAETPTLYTLEIQVRDNQGDLLETVRQRIGFRTVEIKDGLLLINGQRVLFKGVNRHEHDWERGRINSLQTMKDDLMLMKRHNINAVRTAHYPSDPRFYALCDELGLYVIDEADIETHGMQHTLGWNKLTNDPAWEAAYVERAKRMVERDKNHPSIIMWSLGNESGYGVNHEAMANWIRQRDPSRLLHNESESFGLLQETEYEPVKLNDTSDVYSSMYTSHASLEKLGKQSDLAQPHILCEFVHAMGNGPGGLKEYMDLFYRYPRLQGGFVWEWIDHGLRQETANGEEYIAFGGDFSHEQHDGNFVCDGLLFADRKPSPALSEFKAAAHPLKVTRNANGRFLLENRYDFSDLAHLTADYTIMCHGKLLQSGRVDVPHIEPGEIRELPLSIAEEELPEDSFLTIQFKLKEAVEWAESGHEVAFCQFRVGQKSQPHPQSALTVNQQKNEALSLQQTVGQLRVTGPDFTVLFNTHTGWLDRLSYRGEEVIAQGPRFNVWRAMTDNDQLPLMKGSGRIGDYWQEKQVHLMEGTLLNVDYQQTDEGVIIEATHMQAPPGQSWGLDLTTRYTIDADGRIGIDIAGEPFGQNGSESLPKLGMQLYLPDQYETVTWDGLGPVENYPDSQLAARQGRFTRTVDELWTPYAHPQENGNHMGVSQVMLTNQSGISLKIVGKELNFSAHYYTTRMIDHALHPYELVKQSQIELNIDYQQYGLGTNSCGPATQEQYKLKVEPFHYTFTLMMTEEGD; translated from the coding sequence ATGAAAGAAGGCGATAACGTCATGAATGGGCAAGAATATAAAGACTTTAATGTACTAGGCATGAATCGGTTAAGAGAATCTTTTTTTATTGAAGAAGATCAGATAAAGTTGGCATCTGGGCGACCAGCTATTCAGTCGCTTGGTGGAAAGTGGCGCTTTTTTTACAGTCAGTATCCAGAAACGGGGCATGACACGTTTTACCAAGTGGATTATGATACTTCGACGTGGGATCACATTCAGGTGCCTGCACATTGGCAATTGAGTGGATATGGCGAGCCGCATTATACGAATGTCGCGTATCCGTTCGCTGTGCGTCCACCGATTATTCCATCTGAAAATCCAACGGGGTTGTATAAGCGAACATTTTACTATGATTCAGTAGTGGATGAGGTGGTTCATCTGCGTTTCGAAGGTGTGGATAGTGCTTTTTATGTTTGGGTGAACGGCCAATTTGTCGGATATGGTACGGGGAGTCGGACGGCTTCTAGTTTTGATGTGACGGATGTGCTGCAGACAGGAGCGAATCAAATTGCCGTAAAAGTTCATCAATTCAATGCGCAAACGTACTTAGAAGATCAAGATATGTGGTGGTTAAGCGGGATTTTCCGCGATGTAAAACTGGTGCGACGTCCACAACATCATTTGAAAGATTTGTTTGTTTATGGCGAATTGGCAGCGAATTATGAAGATGGTGTTTTGCATATTGAGGCTGACTTTGATTCGAGATCTATTTCGCTCGATTATACAGTATATAACGAGCAGCAGGAGATTGTTTATGAGCGAGCTCAGGTAACGACAAGTGAGGTGACGGCAGAGCTTCAAGCGGTGGATCCGTGGACAGCAGAGACGCCGACATTATATACCTTAGAGATTCAGGTGCGAGATAATCAAGGGGACTTGTTGGAGACGGTGAGACAGCGCATTGGGTTTCGTACCGTTGAGATTAAGGACGGTTTGCTTCTCATCAATGGGCAACGTGTGCTGTTCAAAGGGGTGAATCGCCATGAACATGATTGGGAGCGAGGACGGATTAATTCACTGCAGACGATGAAGGATGATCTGATGCTGATGAAGCGTCACAATATTAATGCGGTTAGAACAGCCCATTATCCGTCTGATCCGCGGTTTTATGCCTTGTGTGATGAGCTGGGACTGTATGTTATTGATGAGGCAGATATTGAGACACATGGGATGCAGCATACATTGGGGTGGAATAAGTTAACGAATGATCCAGCTTGGGAAGCGGCCTACGTGGAGCGTGCGAAGCGAATGGTTGAGCGCGATAAGAACCATCCATCGATTATTATGTGGTCATTAGGGAACGAATCAGGCTATGGTGTCAATCATGAAGCAATGGCGAACTGGATTCGTCAGCGTGATCCGTCGCGACTGCTGCATAATGAGAGTGAGTCCTTTGGGTTGCTTCAAGAGACCGAATATGAGCCAGTGAAGCTTAATGATACGTCGGATGTTTATTCATCGATGTATACCTCACATGCGAGTTTGGAAAAGCTGGGGAAACAGTCAGACTTAGCACAGCCTCATATATTGTGTGAGTTCGTTCATGCGATGGGGAACGGTCCGGGTGGCTTGAAAGAATATATGGACTTGTTTTATCGCTATCCGCGCTTGCAGGGAGGATTTGTGTGGGAATGGATTGATCATGGCTTGCGCCAAGAGACTGCTAATGGGGAAGAATATATTGCATTCGGTGGCGACTTCTCGCATGAGCAACATGACGGGAACTTTGTCTGTGATGGGTTATTGTTTGCTGATCGTAAGCCGTCTCCTGCCTTAAGTGAATTTAAAGCGGCAGCACACCCGTTAAAAGTAACACGCAATGCGAACGGGCGTTTTTTGCTAGAGAATCGATATGATTTTAGTGATTTAGCGCATTTGACAGCAGATTATACGATTATGTGTCACGGGAAGTTGCTACAGAGCGGGAGAGTTGATGTGCCGCATATTGAGCCGGGAGAAATCCGGGAATTACCTCTGTCGATTGCTGAAGAAGAGTTGCCGGAAGATAGCTTCTTGACGATTCAGTTCAAGTTAAAAGAAGCAGTAGAGTGGGCTGAGAGTGGTCATGAAGTGGCCTTCTGTCAGTTCAGGGTTGGGCAGAAATCGCAGCCTCATCCGCAATCAGCGTTAACAGTCAATCAACAGAAAAATGAAGCGTTATCATTACAACAAACAGTGGGGCAATTGCGCGTAACGGGGCCAGATTTTACTGTTTTATTCAACACACATACTGGTTGGCTGGATCGCCTCTCTTATCGCGGAGAAGAAGTGATTGCACAAGGGCCACGATTCAATGTGTGGCGTGCGATGACAGATAATGATCAATTACCGCTGATGAAAGGAAGCGGTCGAATTGGTGATTACTGGCAAGAGAAGCAGGTGCATTTAATGGAAGGGACGTTGTTGAACGTTGACTATCAACAGACAGACGAAGGAGTCATCATTGAAGCAACACATATGCAGGCACCTCCGGGACAAAGCTGGGGATTGGATCTAACGACGCGTTACACGATTGATGCGGACGGCCGTATTGGGATAGATATAGCGGGTGAACCGTTTGGGCAGAACGGGAGTGAGTCGTTGCCGAAGCTTGGGATGCAATTGTATCTGCCAGATCAGTACGAGACGGTTACTTGGGATGGATTAGGACCGGTAGAAAATTATCCCGATAGTCAGTTGGCAGCTCGCCAAGGTCGCTTTACGCGAACTGTCGATGAATTGTGGACCCCGTATGCTCATCCTCAAGAGAACGGGAATCATATGGGGGTATCACAGGTGATGTTGACCAATCAGTCAGGAATTAGCTTGAAAATTGTCGGTAAGGAGCTGAATTTTTCGGCACATTATTATACGACACGTATGATTGATCATGCGTTGCACCCGTATGAGTTAGTGAAGCAATCACAGATCGAGCTCAATATTGATTATCAGCAATATGGGCTGGGGACGAATAGCTGTGGACCAGCAACACAAGAGCAATATAAGTTAAAAGTAGAACCATTTCATTATACATTCACATTGATGATGACAGAGGAAGGTGATTAG
- the murF gene encoding UDP-N-acetylmuramoyl-tripeptide--D-alanyl-D-alanine ligase, with product MIEQTLATIAKAVAGRVYPNDAGDVKVQGVQFDSRQIESGNLFVPLVAERDGHDFTSSAIEKGAVATLWSKDAAAVPAGLPAILVDDTLAAYQALAEWYLQEVSPTVVAITGSNGKTTTKDMTAAVVSTQYKTHKTEANYNNHLGVPMTILSMAPETDVIILEMGMDHPGDIHDLSILAQPDIGVITMIGESHLEFFGSREKIAEAKLELLDGFKGSSVLVTTGDEPLLAEALEKTQSCSFGLGDGNDLRARDIVNLKHTTEFIVAGHEELTVTIPVPGRHNVHNALAALSVGLQLEIPLAVGAAGLATFQLTKNRLEWIAGKQHSQILNDAYNASPSSMKAVLGYMGALEHDGRKLVVLGDMRELGEQSQLLHESLATSIQLGAFDEVYLYGDQMRALYEKLASKLSANHLHYVKEGTATLAAQIEAELQPGDAVLVKSSFGTNLLDVVARLKESDV from the coding sequence ATGATAGAACAGACGCTAGCAACGATAGCTAAAGCGGTCGCTGGACGTGTTTACCCGAATGATGCTGGAGATGTTAAGGTTCAGGGGGTGCAGTTCGATTCTCGACAAATAGAGTCCGGGAATTTATTTGTTCCTTTAGTCGCTGAACGCGATGGTCATGATTTTACGTCAAGTGCTATTGAGAAGGGGGCAGTCGCTACGCTTTGGAGCAAGGATGCAGCAGCTGTGCCGGCAGGACTGCCCGCTATATTAGTGGATGATACGTTGGCAGCTTACCAAGCATTGGCTGAGTGGTATTTGCAAGAAGTGAGTCCAACGGTGGTAGCTATTACTGGGAGCAACGGGAAGACCACAACCAAAGATATGACAGCGGCTGTGGTCTCTACACAGTACAAAACCCATAAAACAGAGGCCAACTATAATAATCACCTAGGAGTTCCAATGACTATCTTGAGTATGGCACCAGAGACGGATGTTATTATTTTAGAGATGGGCATGGATCATCCGGGAGACATTCATGACTTATCTATCTTAGCTCAGCCAGATATTGGTGTTATTACGATGATTGGTGAATCACACTTAGAATTCTTTGGCTCAAGAGAGAAGATTGCCGAAGCTAAGCTGGAGTTGCTGGATGGCTTTAAGGGAAGCAGTGTATTGGTAACAACGGGTGACGAACCGTTATTAGCAGAAGCGCTTGAGAAGACGCAGAGTTGTTCTTTTGGGCTGGGAGACGGGAATGATTTGCGCGCTAGGGATATAGTAAATCTTAAACATACGACTGAGTTCATCGTGGCAGGTCACGAGGAATTAACGGTGACTATTCCAGTTCCAGGTCGACATAATGTTCATAATGCCTTGGCTGCTCTGTCGGTTGGGTTGCAACTGGAGATTCCCTTAGCAGTGGGAGCAGCTGGATTAGCTACATTCCAATTGACTAAGAACCGCTTAGAATGGATAGCTGGGAAACAGCATTCACAAATCTTGAATGATGCTTATAATGCAAGCCCAAGTTCGATGAAAGCTGTGTTAGGGTATATGGGAGCACTGGAACATGATGGGCGGAAGCTTGTAGTGTTAGGAGATATGCGTGAATTAGGCGAACAATCTCAATTGTTGCATGAATCACTCGCCACGTCCATTCAATTAGGGGCATTCGATGAAGTCTATCTCTATGGTGATCAGATGCGTGCATTGTACGAGAAGTTAGCGTCGAAATTATCAGCCAACCACCTCCACTATGTTAAAGAAGGAACAGCTACGTTAGCAGCACAGATTGAAGCGGAGTTGCAACCGGGAGATGCGGTATTGGTGAAGTCTAGTTTCGGGACTAATTTACTCGATGTCGTTGCGCGCTTGAAAGAATCAGACGTATGA
- a CDS encoding O-methyltransferase: MRKLNEMMDRPVIDSAVRDYLRQEQKQLTGKLAEIERFANENRIPIIPHETVTYFIWLFNVIKPKQILEIGTAIGFSAALMVEYMHEDGHVTTIDRNPDMYERAESLFAEMAIEDRVTLMKGQANEILAELPADTYDFIFMDSAKAKYYSFFPDCMRVLQQGGILAVDDVLQGGTILDHKEDVPKYRRKIHRKLNDFLDVVLDHPALDTTLLPLGDGLLLITKKEAYDFDFMREN; this comes from the coding sequence ATGAGAAAATTAAATGAAATGATGGATCGTCCAGTTATTGACTCAGCTGTCCGAGATTATCTCAGACAAGAACAAAAACAATTAACGGGTAAACTTGCGGAGATTGAACGCTTTGCGAACGAGAACCGTATCCCTATTATTCCACACGAAACAGTAACGTATTTTATTTGGTTATTTAATGTCATAAAGCCCAAACAAATTTTAGAGATTGGAACTGCGATCGGGTTTTCAGCTGCTTTAATGGTTGAATATATGCATGAAGATGGGCACGTAACGACAATTGACCGCAATCCAGATATGTATGAACGAGCAGAATCATTATTTGCGGAGATGGCAATTGAAGATCGCGTGACTTTAATGAAAGGGCAGGCGAATGAAATTTTAGCTGAATTACCGGCTGATACGTATGACTTTATTTTTATGGATAGTGCGAAGGCGAAATATTACAGTTTTTTCCCGGATTGTATGCGTGTATTGCAGCAAGGGGGCATATTGGCTGTTGATGATGTCCTGCAAGGGGGAACTATTTTAGATCATAAAGAAGATGTGCCGAAGTACCGTCGCAAGATCCACCGTAAGTTGAATGATTTTCTAGATGTTGTACTTGACCACCCTGCGCTAGACACTACATTATTACCACTGGGGGACGGCTTACTGCTTATTACGAAAAAAGAAGCATACGACTTTGACTTCATGCGAGAAAATTAA
- a CDS encoding aldose epimerase family protein, with product MKIEIKPFSASGRHKEIWITNEAGYTIALSSIGARINRWLTPEGTNMILGYETAEDLLAEPNLYYGATIGRVAGRIAQSQFTLDDTTYRLPANEGAHHLHGGVSALDQAIWDACIKHHGDSVSVDFSYQESAGVRGYPGTIDIRVTHTFDEENRWTVSYWAQTTDEATILDPTNHVYFNLNGDMSQSILNHHVQINADHVLALDAENIPTGQRLAVEETAFDLRDGQCLQELFTPMPTELEQTDGLDHPFVLSQSAEPTAVLTCPKTGYRIEMTTDAPCVVVYTHNTAEPDKTIFNQSPLKYAGITLETQCEPNAANETDFSDITLRVGDIYSRTTSYQLVKE from the coding sequence ATGAAAATAGAGATTAAACCATTTTCGGCTTCGGGGAGGCATAAAGAGATTTGGATAACGAATGAAGCGGGGTATACAATTGCCCTGTCCAGTATCGGAGCGCGAATTAATCGGTGGTTGACACCAGAGGGGACGAATATGATATTAGGCTATGAGACAGCAGAAGACTTGCTAGCGGAACCTAATTTATATTATGGGGCTACAATTGGTCGAGTGGCTGGGCGAATTGCCCAAAGTCAGTTTACCTTAGATGATACAACCTACCGTTTGCCAGCCAATGAAGGGGCTCATCATTTACATGGTGGGGTGTCTGCATTAGATCAAGCTATCTGGGATGCGTGTATTAAGCATCATGGCGATTCCGTATCGGTTGATTTTTCATATCAGGAGTCAGCTGGTGTGCGAGGTTACCCAGGAACGATTGATATACGAGTAACACATACCTTTGATGAGGAGAATCGTTGGACGGTAAGCTACTGGGCCCAGACAACCGATGAAGCAACCATCCTTGATCCAACCAATCATGTGTACTTCAACTTAAATGGGGATATGTCGCAATCAATCTTGAATCATCATGTCCAAATTAATGCGGATCATGTTTTAGCTTTAGATGCCGAAAATATCCCAACCGGACAACGACTGGCAGTAGAAGAGACAGCTTTTGATTTGCGCGATGGTCAGTGCTTGCAAGAATTGTTTACACCGATGCCTACTGAGCTGGAGCAGACAGATGGACTAGATCATCCGTTCGTCTTGAGTCAATCAGCTGAACCGACAGCGGTGCTCACTTGTCCCAAAACAGGTTACAGGATCGAAATGACGACAGATGCCCCGTGTGTGGTCGTCTATACGCATAATACGGCTGAGCCAGATAAGACAATCTTCAACCAGTCACCGCTGAAGTATGCGGGGATCACATTGGAAACACAGTGCGAGCCCAATGCAGCCAATGAGACAGATTTTTCTGATATTACGTTGCGTGTTGGGGATATATACAGTCGGACGACGAGCTATCAATTAGTGAAGGAGTAA
- the cbpA gene encoding cyclic di-AMP binding protein CbpA: MLIKQLSLPKRVVSTISEDTTLQEAIDLLEESGFRCVPILDESGKIYRGNIYKMHIYRHQSRGGDMSLPVTHLLKNATKYVHINDSFFNIFFMIKDLPYITVLDEDNHFYGILTHSSLIDMLQQSWSIDRGSYVLTIATAGEKGDFSTVAKIINRFSSIMSIISLDVNKESEFSKVRRLVITLEPGVTKKTIEELRTRLDKKGYSVLQIEDLHTN; this comes from the coding sequence ATGTTAATCAAACAATTATCATTACCAAAACGTGTTGTGTCGACAATCTCTGAAGATACAACGTTACAAGAAGCAATTGACTTACTTGAAGAATCTGGGTTCCGTTGTGTGCCGATCTTAGACGAAAGTGGTAAAATCTATCGTGGAAATATTTATAAGATGCACATTTATCGCCATCAATCACGTGGCGGTGACATGTCTCTTCCCGTCACCCATCTATTAAAAAACGCTACAAAATATGTCCATATCAATGATTCATTCTTTAATATCTTCTTCATGATTAAAGACTTACCTTACATTACTGTTTTAGATGAAGATAATCATTTTTATGGTATTTTGACACACAGCTCACTTATCGACATGTTACAACAATCTTGGAGCATCGATCGAGGAAGCTACGTCCTGACCATTGCAACTGCTGGTGAAAAAGGTGACTTCTCAACAGTAGCCAAAATTATCAACCGTTTCAGCTCAATCATGAGTATTATCTCGCTTGACGTTAACAAGGAATCGGAATTCAGTAAAGTTCGTCGCTTAGTCATCACGCTAGAACCTGGTGTGACGAAGAAAACTATTGAAGAACTTCGCACGCGCCTTGACAAAAAAGGCTACAGTGTCTTACAAATCGAAGACTTACACACGAACTAA